In Colletotrichum higginsianum IMI 349063 chromosome 3, whole genome shotgun sequence, a genomic segment contains:
- a CDS encoding Fatty acid hydroxylase encodes MDGLIERYPAGYIEIMGSVSVQLVYMVVGLFMEWLRPPYTSATSRKMLTQSLWNHVVATMTHVAFVVFSGGRSMLTRTFVRPYSPPSWAELARDLAVGLLLRDVVFYVVHRLWHAPGVYERVHAKHHEIRHPGNHHVWTISYMSTVDFMLLYGVPVVGIAKLLEMNIVTTLAFSFVSAVGEQFKLMWGDEAHDEHHLNLAPNYGVYGLMDTICGAAIPGTGLARKSPKGE; translated from the exons ATGGACGGGTTGATCGAGCGGTACCCTGCTGGGTACATTGAGATCATGGGTAGCGTCTCCGTGCAGCTGGTGTACATGGTCGTCGGACTATTCATGGAGTGGCTGCGGCCCCCATACACCAGCGCGACGTCCCGCAAGATGCTGACGCAGAGCCTCTGGAACCACGTCGTGGCGACCATGACCCacgtcgccttcgtcgtGTTCTCGGGCGGCCGGTCGATGCTGACGCGGACCTTTGTCCGGCCGTACAGCCCGCCATCCTGGGCCGAGCTCGCGAgggacctcgccgtcggcctcctGCTGCGGGACGTCGTATTCTACGTCGTCCACAGGCTGTGGCACGCCCCGGGGGTGTACGAGCGGGTGCACGCGAAGCACCACGAGATCCGGCACCCGGGCAACCACCACGTGTGGACCATCAGCTACATGTCGACGGTCGATTTCATGCTCCTGTACGGCGTCCCCGTGGTGGGGATAGCCAAGCTGCTGGAGATGAACATCGTCACGACGCTGGCCTTCTCTTTCGTCTCCGCCGTCGGGGAGCAGTTCAAGCTGATGTGGGGGGACGAGGCGCACGACGAGCACCACCTGAACTTGGCGCCCAACTACGGCGTCTACGGTCTCATGGACACCATCTGCGGAGCGGCGATCCCAG GAACAGGGCTAGCTCGGAAGAGTCCCAAAGGAGAGTGA
- a CDS encoding Ring finger ubiquitin ligase: MPSYPFENPRLVVLGLALVGALWILLAPGNGGASLFSASDLAIQRLRRHQQALDLLNTSKWGDFAPRQNGSAADPLPRSLNLTGFRVEDGFAWDDLERFQERCLEWSHNAIPPVGGVNLWDIGEGEAVWQNATGAVKGTWVRKETMSKREWTSYNLSAITPSLYWSGSQSEWARNITGDQGKILMDLIDTGKYGKEISYQGVVEDGVASSGGKVRSAKASVTIEDVKGSGVNWEMRLHGVQWPRQGTILLTTTSEKFDGIFGLPHLTPSSDFFQSSQRLLNQTLAEVLRRKEKEVFNDGVMPWTSDLTNPPDTLNPTPHCEYIMYAQVHPPDRSRLDMKGFRPTREGMAKIISDIEQELRFPEGAPIRGVPELQLSAIIWSPDCAFFLETKGPPDFVSADGQHLQGMKTEIIYHKIRIWILLFTVVILGQALLLKHQMKESATPSTMGRISYSTISMMVMVDGGIFAAASMWALDASITYLESLSLLFAAFLSMSLGGFFLAEIHKVQEPENRRRAEREQNASNETPRTPATPAPTAEADSLPQPVTAGPRRRAPSPPVIVPFDQDIDAEIADAASGAAAVPTAGTGAGGGHRIGPEVTFQAVIFRFAMIVSLILLVSIASTSWYPRVRNFFVNSVAMVYFSFWVPQIHRNIVRNCRRALTWQFMIGQSVLRLLPFAYFYVYDDNFLFAETDRRAFLVFCAWLWVQLWVLAFQYVLGPRFGIPKSWTPDAWDYHPVLREDGVESGGLPIGLLSEPGSPSLDRVQSGENRDGKGSSNLRAIDCAICREVLEVPVMRAGEEDPTAGGVVGVFTRRNYMVTPCRHIFHSACLEGWMRFRLQCPICREELPPL; encoded by the coding sequence ATGCCTTCGTACCCTTTCGAAAACCCGCGTCTCGTCGTTCTCGGCCTCGCACTCGTAGGCGCCCTCTGGATCCTCCTCGCACCGGGCAATGGCGGCGCTTCCCTCTTTTCCGCGTCCGATCTCGCAATCCAGCGCCTGCGGAGGCATCAGCAGGCGCTCGACCTGCTTAACACCTCGAAATGGGGAGACTTCGCCCCGCGCCAGAACGGCTCGGCCGCTGACCCGCTACCCAGGTCTCTCAACCTCACGGGGTTCCGCGTTGAAGACGGGTTTGCGTgggacgacctcgagcggTTTCAGGAGCGATGCCTGGAGTGGAGCCACAATGCGATCCCGCCCGTCGGGGGTGTGAACCTGTGGGATATTGGCGAGGGGGAGGCTGTTTGGCAGAACGCAACGGGCGCCGTCAAGGGGACGTGGGTGCGCAAGGAGACCATGTCGAAGAGGGAGTGGACGAGCTACAACCTGAGCGCCATCACGCCAAGTTTGTATTGGAGCGGCTCGCAGTCGGAGTGGGCGAGGAACATCACGGGCGACCAAGGCAAGATCCTGATGGATCTGATCGACACAGGAAAATACGGGAAGGAGATTTCTTAccagggcgtcgtcgaggacggcgtcgcctcGTCGGGGGGCAAGGTCCGCAGCGCCAAGGCTTCTGTCACCATCGAGGATGTAAAGGGCAGTGGTGTCAACTGGGAGATGCGGCTGCATGGCGTTCAATGGCCTCGCCAGGGGACCATCCTGCTGACCACCACGAGCGAGAAGTTTGACGGGATCTTTGGCCTACCGCATCTCACGCCGAGTTCCGACTTCTTCCAGTCGAGCCAGCGTCTCCTTAACCAGACGCTGGCCGAGGTCCTGCggaggaaagagaaggaggtgTTCAACGACGGCGTGATGCCGTGGACATCGGACCTGACCAACCCACCGGACACGCTCAACCCGACGCCGCATTGCGAGTATATCATGTATGCCCAGGTGCATCCTCCGGACAGGAGCCGCTTGGATATGAAAGGGTTCCGCCCGACCAGAGAGGGCATGGCGAAGATCATCAGCGACATTGAGCAGGAACTCCGCTTTCCCGAGGGCGCGCCGATCCGGGGTGTTCCGGAACTGCAGCTGTCGGCCATCATCTGGTCTCCCGATTGTGCCTTCTTTCTCGAGACGAAGGGGCCCCCGGACTTCGTGTCCGCGGACGGACAGCATCTGCAAGGCATGAAGACGGAGATCATCTACCACAAGATCAGGATATGGATCCTCCTGTTCACTGTGGTAATCCTCGGCCAAGCGCTGCTGCTTAAGCACCAGATGAAGGAGTcggcgacgccatcgacCATGGGTCGCATTAGCTACTCGACGATCAGCATGATGGTCATGGTGGACGGCGGTATCTTCGCCGCGGCATCCATGTGGGCGCTGGACGCCAGCATTACGTATCTGGAGTCGCTGTCGCTCCTCTTTGCCGCGTTTCTGTCCATGTCGCTGGGCGGGTTCTTCCTGGCGGAAATCCACAAGGTACAGGAACCCGAGAACAGGCGGCGGGCCGAGAGAGAACAGAACGCCAGCAATGAGACGCCGCGCACACCGGCCACGcccgcgccgacggcggaAGCCGACTCCCTCCCGCAGCCGGTCACCGCAGGGCCCCGCAGGAGAGCGCCGTCGCCCCCAGTCATCGTACCCTTTGACCAAGACATCGACGCTGAAATAGCAGACGCCGCGAGCGGTGCGGCAGCAGTGCCGACAGCGGGCAcgggggccggcggcggccaccgGATCGGGCCGGAGGTCACGTTCCAGGCGGTCATCTTCCGCTTCGCCATGATCGTCTCGCTgatcctcctcgtctcgaTCGCGTCGACGTCCTGGTACCCGCGCGTGCGCAATTTCTTTGTCAACAGCGTGGCCATGGTATACTTCTCTTTCTGGGTGCCGCAGATACACCGCAACATTGTGCGCAACTGCCGGCGCGCGTTGACTTGGCAGTTCATGATTGGCCAGTCGGTGCTGCGGCTGCTCCCCTTTGCCTACTTTTACGTCTACGATGACAACTTTCtcttcgccgagacggaTCGCCGCGCgttcctcgtcttctgcgCCTGGCTCTGGGTGCAGCTCTGGGTCCTGGCGTTCCAGTATGTGCTCGGCCCGCGGTTCGGCATCCCCAAGAGCTGGACGCCCGACGCGTGGGACTACCACCCTGTTCTtcgcgaggacggcgtcgagtcGGGCGGGCTGCCGATCGGCCTGCTGTCAGAGCCTGGGTCACCGTCCCTCGACCGGGTCCAGTCGGGCGAGAACAGGGACGGgaagggcagcagcaacctGCGGGCGATCGACTGCGCCATCTGCCGCGAGGTGCTCGAGGTGCCCGTCATGcgggccggcgaggaggacccgacagcgggcggcgtcgtcggcgtcttcacGCGGAGGAACTATATGGTTACGCCGTGCCGGCACATCTTTCACAGCGCCTGCCTGGAGGGTTGGATGCGGTTCAGGCTACAGTGTCCCATTTGTCGGGAGGAGTTGCCTCCCCTGTAG
- a CDS encoding Heat shock factor binding protein 1 — MASNNPDSSATQSAISEDPKTDVNAAVEELLNTISNKFAGVSSEIFAKMDEMSRRLDNLEAALLANKEKEGGPSKSS; from the exons ATGGCCTCCAATAACCCTGACTCGAGCGCAACCCAGTCTGCC ATCTCGGAAGACCCCAAGACGgacgtcaacgccgccgtcgaggagctcctgAACACCATCTCCAACAAGTTCGCTGGAGTGTCCAGTGAGATTTTCGCCAAGA TGGATGAGATGTCTCGCCGCTTGGACAATCTGGAGGCGGCTCTGTTGGCcaacaaggagaaggagggtgGCCCGTCCAAGTCGTCTTAG
- a CDS encoding Protein disulfide-isomerase erp38, protein MQSGFFYPTTQTADFKASAYTTTVFNCCISIQQLVTTSRRSGIASLSFIPPFSQSNKPTKATMVVLKSFVLGALAATVAAKSAVLDLIPSNFDDVVLKSGKPTLVEFFAPWCGHCKNLAPVYEELASAFESSNDVQIAKVDADAERDLGKRFGIQGFPTLKWFDGKSDQPAEYKGGRDLEALSAFITEKTSIKPRKKYTPPSAVNMLSDETFKTTIGGDKDVLVAFTAPWCGHCKTLAPIWETVAQDFSLDEGVVIAKVDAEAENSKGTASAEGVSSYPTIKFFPKGSKEGQLYSGGRSEADFVEFINEKAGTNRSPGGGLNAIAGTIAALDKIVAKYTGGTSLSDAAAEAKKEAETLKEQAQYKYAEYYVRVFDKLNKSDGYAQKELARLEGILSKGGLAPAKRDEITSKTNVLRKFLQKVEDKVTGEKEEL, encoded by the exons ATGCAAAGTGGCTTCTTTTATCCGACAACCCAAACAGCTGATTTCAAAGCATCGGCTTACACCACCACCGTTTTCAACTGCTGTATTTCAATCCAGCAGCTTGTAACCACCTCACGTCGATCAGGAATCGCATCATTATCCTTTATTCCCCCTTTTTCTCAATCGAACAAGCCTACCAAAGCAACAATGGTTGTCCTCAAGAGCTTCGTGCTCGGCGCCCTGGCAGCAACCGTTGCTGCCAAGTCCGCCGTACTTGACCTGATCCCCTCCAACTTTGACGACGTTGTCCTCAAATCTGGCAAGCCCACTCTCGTCGAGTTCTTTGCCCCCTGGTGCGGCCACTGCAAGAATCTCGCCCCCGTCTACGAGGAGCTTGCCAGCGCCTTCGAGTCCTCCAACGATGTTCAAATCGCCAAGGtggacgccgacgccgagcgcgaCCTGGGCAAGAGATTCGGGATTCAGGGATTCCCTACCCTCAAGTGGTTTGATGGCAAGAGCGACCAGCCCGCCGAGTACAAGGGAGGTCGCGATCTCGAGGCGCTGAGCGCCTTCATCACAGAGAAGACTAGCATCAAGCCCCGCAAGAAGTACACCCCGCCCAGCGCCGTCAACATGCTCTCGGATGAGACCTTCAAGACcaccatcggcggcgacaaggacgTCCTTGTTGCCTTTACTGCTCCTTGGTGCGGAC ACTGCAAGACACTCGCCCCTATCTGGGAGACTGTCGCTCAGGACTTTTCTCTTGACGAGGGTGTCGTGatcgccaaggtcgacgccgaggccgagaacagCAAGGGCACCGCCAGCGCTGAGGGCGTCTCTTCGTACCCCACCATCAAGTTCTTCCCCAAGGGCTCCAAGGAGGGCCAGCTCTACTCCGGCGGCCGCAGCGAGGCCGACTTTGTCGAGTTCATCAACGAGAAGGCCGGTACCAACCGCAGCCCCGGCGGTGGCCTCAACGCCATTGCCGGCACCATCGCTGCCCTCGACAAGATCGTCGCCAAGTACACCGGAGGCACTAGCCTTTccgacgctgccgccgaggccaagaaggaggccgagacccTTAAGGAGCAGGCGCAGTACAAGTACGCCGAGTACTACGTCCGCGTCTTCGATAAGCTCAACAAGAGCGATGGCTACGCTCAGAAGGAGCTCGCCCGCCTGGAAGGCATCCTGAGCAAGGGTGGCCTCGCCCCGGCCAAGCGTGACGAGATCACCAGCAAGACCAACGTGCTCCGCAAGTTCCTCCAGAAGGTCGAGGACAAGGTCACCGGTGAGAAGGAGGAGTTGTAG
- a CDS encoding Ribosomal protein S14p/S29e, whose amino-acid sequence MSHESVWNSRPRTYGKGSRSCRVCKHTAGLIRKYDLNLCRQCFREKAKDIGFNKVCEHELPTVPPPARALSPETRLDRAEHEN is encoded by the exons ATGTCTCACGAATCTGTCTGGAACTCCCGCCCCCGCACCTACGGCAAGGGCTCTCGCAGCTG cCGTGTCTGCAAGCACACCGCCGGTCTCATCCGCAAGTACGACCTCAACCTGTGCCGTCAGTGCTTCCGtgagaaggccaaggacatCGGCTTCAACAAGGTATGCGAACATGAACTCCCGACCGTGCCACCGCCCGCGCGAGCGCTTTCGCCCGAGACACGATTGGACCGAGCAGAACATGAGAACTAA
- a CDS encoding Elongation factor Tu yields MSASLRSVAPFLRTARASLRQGNVSPLQAALKRKNVSPVLNIYRTYAVFERTKPHVNIGTIGHVDHGKTTLSAAITKRQAEKGLANFLEYGAIDKAPEERKRGITISTAHIEYSTDNRHYSHVDCPGHADYIKNMITGAANMDGAIIVVAASDGQMPQTREHLLLARQVGVQKIVVFVNKVDAIDDPEMLELVEMEMRELLSTYGFEGDETPVIMGSALMALNNQRNDIGNEKIDDLLKAVDEWIPTPSRDLEKPFLMSVEDVFSISGRGTVVSGRVERGLLKRDTEVEIVGKGDVIIKSKVTDIETFKKSCEESRAGDNSGLLLRGVKREDIRRGMVVCKPGTVKAHSRFLTSLYVLSKDEGGRHTGFHENYKPQMYLRTADESVTLNFPEGTEDASTKMVMPGDNVEMVATLHNPSAIEVGQRFNVREGGRTVATGLITRILE; encoded by the exons ATGTCCGCCTCTCTCAGATCCGTTGCGCCGTTCCTCCGGACGGCGCGCGCCTCGCTGCGCCAGGGCAATGTCAGCCCCCTTCAGGCCGCCCTGAAGAGAAAGAACGTCTCTCCCGTCCTCAACATCTACCGCACATACGCTGTTTTCGAGCGGACAAAGCCCCACGTCAACATTG GTACCATTGGCCACGTCGACCACGGAAAG ACCACTCTGTCCGCCGCTATCACCAAGAGacaggccgagaagggccTCGCCAACTTCCTCGAGTATGGTGCCATTGACAAGGCTCCCGAGGAGCGCAAGCGTGGTATCACCATCTCCACCGCCCACATCGAGTACTCAACAGACAACCGCCACTACTCCCATGTCGACTGCCCCGGTCACGCCGATTACATCAAGAACATGATTACCGGTGCCGCCAACATGGACGGTGCCAttatcgtcgtcgctgcTTCCGACGGTCAGATGCCCCAGACCCGTGAGCACTTGCTGCTCGCTCGCCAGGTCGGTGTCCAGAAGattgtcgtcttcgtcaacaaggtcgacgccatcgacgaccccgagatgctggagctcgtcgagatggAGATGCGCGAGCTCCTTAGCACCTATGGCTTCGAGGGTGACGAGACCCCCGTCATCATGGGTTCCGCCCTCATGGCCCTTAACAACCAGAGGAACGACATCGGCAACGAAAAGATTGACGATctcctcaaggccgtcgatgagTGGATCCCCACCCCTAGCCGTGACCTCGAGAAGCCCTTCCTCATgtccgtcgaggacgtcttctccatctccgGCCGTGGTACCGTCGTCAGCGGCCGTGTCGAGCGTGGTCTCCTGAAGAGGGACACTGAGGTTGAGATTGTCGGCAAGGGCGACGTTATTATCAAGTCCAAGGTTACCGACATTGAGACCTTTAAGAAGTCCTGCGAGGAGTCTCGCGCCGGTGACAACtccggcctcctcctccgtggCGTCAAGCGCGAGGACATCCGCCGTGGTATGGTCGTCTGCAAGCCCGGTACCGTCAAGGCCCACTCCCGCTTCCTCACCTCTCTGTACGTGCTCTccaaggacgagggcggccgtCACACCGGCTTCCACGAGAACTACAAGCCCCAGATGTACCTCCGCACCGCCGACGAGTCCGTCACCCTTAACTTCCCTGAAGGCACCGAGGATGCCAGCACCAAGATGGTCATGCCCGGTGACAACGTCGAGATGGTTGCTACCCTGCACAACCCTAGTGCCATTGAAGTCGGTCAGCGTTTCAACGTCCGTGAGGGTGGCCGCACCGTCGCCACTGGTCTCATTACCCGCATCCTGGAATAA
- a CDS encoding NDT80/PhoG like DNA-binding family protein, translated as MAELKEPAHSNLWSNYGSPVQMSSRFNNSLDSGLGGHSANSPHAGRPRSTHPSVDHGSYPYGRYPQDESDAYERHSHPSLSSHHSFPNLKRPYSQTDQPPYQEIVQDLRDDGSKLTVNHDHKLLSFKRVQDKHTIVDQHGRMQQLELSAQLHGMFFLSEMPSNSTDGSILQPELTCYRRNLFQISGSLITPRGQLSVISETGETVPVNNTEVTISAIESVDGHPVRLIVIPWKTPPPNSPEITQSPDQEPASLPLIPFPDDGTEADGEYAVYPIGWRRLQFRIATANNGRRKELQQHFVLHLKVVGTLASGSKIVLTEATTAPVVVRGRSPRNFQARKEIPLLGSSAGSRGQALVETGLGIVAGPLAIKPQEAKARGLDMQMPRSAFTFNAGGPKMPGAPMGAMRSNSYPNWSSSNPVSMSQLPPAGSGSYPATTMGAEPYHKGALSGGGSFGGEAQDLPLQTSMPPVQLSLVANDQQQPPIRAQYAYVQSTTAPPPLSVSATAMAPNSDHALNVPRYVDNARPTKSPRHASQPSISSMSHHESSPEYRYGSSYGAVSNNSSDIAPPSYKTEAPTSQSGPARDYYPPSSSWTTTAGEPASTVAYSNSEGRPYGFADQYQSGGSAPTPKQEHGPAPPGPGSYSSAHRGSFDGMNHYSWNAN; from the exons ATGGCAGAGCTGAAAGAGCCGGCGCATTCCAACCTGTGGTCGAACTATGGAAGTCCCGTCCAAATGTCGTCTAGATTCAACAACAGCCTGGATTCCGGCCTCGGAGGCCACTCTGCCAACTCGCCACATGCAGGGCGCCCAAGAAGCACCCACCCGAGTGTAGACCACGGCTCGTACCCCTATGGTCGTTATCCTCAGGACGAGTCGGATGCCTACGAAAGACACTCGCATCCCAGCCTGTCGTCCCACCACAGCTTCCCCAACCTCAAAAGGCCCTACTCGCAGACCGACCAGCCGCCCTACCAGGAGATTGTCCAGGACCTGAGGGACGACGGCTCCAAGCTGACCGTCAACCACGACCATAAGCTGCTCTCCTTCAAGAGGGTGCAGGACAAGCACACCATCGTCGACCAGCATGGCCGGATGCAGCAGCTGGAGCTGTCGGCGCAGCTGCACGGGATGTTCTTCCTGTCCGAGATGCCCTCCAACAGCACCGACGGCTCCATCCTCCAGCCCGAGCTAACCTGCTACCGCCGAAACCTCTTTCAGATCAGTGGTTCTCTTATCACCCCGCGAGGCCAGCTCTCTGTCATTtccgagacgggcgagacggTACCCGTCAACAACACGGAAGTAACCATCTCCGCAATCGAGTCGGTCGACGGCCACCCCGTCCGACTCATCGTTATCCCCTGGAAGACACCCCCGCCCAACTCGCCGGAAATCACACAAAGCCCCGACCAGGAACCCGCGTCGCTCCCCTTAATCCCTTTCCCAGACGATGGCACGGAGGCTGATGGAGAATACGCTGTATACCCTATCGGCTGGCGCCGGTTGCAGTTTAGAAT CGCAACGGCAAATAACGGGCGACGGAAGGAACTACAGCAACACTTTGTGCTTCACCTCAAGGTGGTTGGGACGTTggccagcggcagcaagATCGTCCTCACCGAAGCAACGACGGCGCCTGTCGTGGTGCGTGGCCGCAGTCCTCGCAATTTCCAGGCCAGAAAGGAAATCCCCCTGCTGGGATCCAGCGCCGGCTCCAGGGGCCAGGCGTTGGTAGAGACTGGACTGGGTATCGTGGCTGGGCCGTTGGCCATCAAGCCGCAGGAGGCCAAAGCCAGAGGACTGGACATGCAGATGCCCCGGTCCGCCTTCACATTCAACGCCGGAGGCCCCAAGATGCCAGGGGCGCCGATGGGAGCCATGAGATCCAA TTCGTATCCCAACTGGTCGTCCTCAAACCCTGTCTCTATGTCGCAGCTACCGCCGGCCGGCTCGGGGAGCTACCCAGCGACCACAATGGGAGCGGAGCCCTATCACAAAGGTGCGCTTTCAGGCGGGGGGAGCTTCGGCGGAGAGGCCCAAGACTTGCCATTGCAAACGTCGATGCCACCGGTGCAGCTTTCGTTGGTGGCAAACGACCAGCAGCAACCACCCATCAGGGCACAGTACGCCTACGTGCAAAGCACGACTGCTCCACCGCCATTGTCggtgtcggcgacggcgatggcacCAAACTCGGATCACGCGCTCAATGTGCCGAGATACGTCGACAATGCCCGGCCGACCAAGAGCCCGAGGCatgccagccagccatcGATTAGCTCCATGTCCCACCACGAATCCTCGCCCGAGTACCGATACGGGTCCTCGTACGGTGCCGTTAGCAACAACTCCAGCGACATTGCGCCGCCATCGTACAAGACGGAGGCTCCCACATCGCAGTCGGGTCCTGCTCGGGACTACTACCCGCCTTCGAGCTcgtggacgacgacagcggGCGAGCCGGCATCGACAGTGGCCTACAGCAACAGCGAGGGAAGGCCATACGGTTTTGCCGACCAATACCAAAGCGGGGGCTCTGCGCCAACGCCCAAGCAGGAACACGGCCCTGCCCCGCCAGGTCCCGGGTCGTACAGTAGCGCCCACCGAGGCTCTTTTGATGGTATGAACCATTATTCCTGGAATGCCAATTAG
- a CDS encoding RWD domain-containing protein, with translation MDDDSDDPRQDELGSLQAIFPEIQPDDRRPYCFTIELPVHPAKPVTVTFPAAANAEDAAAAQLLPGAEPRVDSHELSHLPAVVVRIDLPEGYPSEKPPNVSISTSPPWLTRDVTKKLEGDGQRLWEEMGRDMVVFTYIDHIQQASDDVFGMVDGNGTLEIDPSHKIAILDYDIEATRASFEKETFDCGICLDPKKGSVCHKMLDCGHIFCIQCLQEFYDNAITEGDLATVRCLAPNCSKERAEAGRSSGKGKKRKVKTSISPSELLQMGLSQETVTRYVTLKYKNELESDKNTIYCPRSWCQGAARSKKHRKPEGLEVVDESSDEDTEDEEGAEGQGGANGKKIKAFNSGDLLAICEDCGFAFCSRCYQSWHGEFYRCMPKRDQGELSAEEQASIDYINLHTTPCPTCGATAQKSHGCNHMICFRCASHFCYLCSAWLDPRNPYAHFNEQPNGKFTSCYMRLWELEAGDGDNVDYGFAGGAREAQNEAPEPVEIIDIIPEIEEPDDSESDTEADDVHGPPPPPAGGVAREGPLVLRIGADPAPRGGRGGAAGAGAAHGPVPPAAPPAPVNPARRGGPLVRGARGGRGNRGVDARGGRRQNPPRNQAHRVPVVNRNGEIGIGLVQDGELDPVQEAWIRRFVQMALDDEEDDSDEG, from the exons atggacgacgacagcgacgaccCGCGTCAAGACGAGCTTGGCTCCTTGCAGGCTATCTTCCCCGAGATTCAGCCCGACGACCGGCGCCCCTACTGCTTCACAATCGAACTACCGGTTCACCCCGCAAAGCCCGTCACCGTCACgttccccgccgccgccaatgCCGAAgatgctgccgctgcccagCTGCTCCCGGGCGCCGAACCCCGCGTCGATTCCCACGAGCTCTCTCACctccccgccgtcgtggtcCGCATCGACTTGCCTGAGGGCTACCCGTCAGAGAAGCCGCCTAACGTCAGTATAAGCACATCGCCACCGTGGCTTACCAGGGACGTCACAAAGAAGTTGGAGGGAGACGGCCAGCGACTATGGGAGGAAATGGGCCGCGATATGGTCGTCTTCACGTACATTGACCATATCCAACAAGCGTCGGACGATGTTTTTGGCATGGTTGACGGGAATGGCACTCTGGAGATTGATCCGTCGCACAAGATCGCCATCTTGGACTACGACATAGAAGCTACTCGAGCTTCGTTTGAGAAGGAGACCTTTGATTGCGGCATCTGTCTAG ATCCCAAGAAAGGTTCCGTGTGCCACAAAATGCTCGACTGCGGACACATATTCTGTATCCAATGCTTGCAGGAATTCTACGACAATGCCATTACGGAGGGGGACCTGGCAACCGTCCGCTGCCTTGCTCCGAATTGCTCCAAAGagcgcgccgaggccgggcgGAGCTcgggcaagggcaagaaacGCAAGGTCAAAACGTCCATCAGCCCCAGTGAACTGCTGCAGATGGGCCTGTCCCAGGAGACGGTGACTCGTTACGTGACCCTCAAGTACAAGAATGAGCTCGAGTCCGACAAGAACACCATATACTGCCCCCGATCGTGGTGCCAGGGCGCTGCGAGATCCAAAAAGCACAGGAAACCTGAGGGGCTGGAGGTTGTCGATGAGAGTTCGGACGAAGACacggaggacgaggaaggcgCCGAGGGGCAAGGCGGCGCGAACGGAAAGAAGATCAAGGCTTTCAACAGCGGAGACCTACTGGCCATTTGCGAGGACTGCGGCTTCGCCTTTTGCAGCCGCTGCTACCAGTCATGGCATGGCGAGTTCTACCGCTGCATGCCAAAACGGGATCAGGGCGAGctctcggccgaggagcagGCCTCAATCGACTACATCAATCTGCACACGACGCCATGCCCGACATGCGGAGCCACGGCGCAGAAGAGCCACGGGTGCAACCACATGATTTGCTTCCGCTGCGCCTCGCACTTTTGCTATCTATGCTCGGCCTGGCTAGACCCCAGGAACCCATATGCCCACTTCAACGAACAGCCCAATGGCAAGTTCACGTCGTGCTACATGCGCCTTTGGGAGCTCGAAGCCGGTGATGGCGACAATGTCGACTATGGCTTCGCTGGCGGTGCGCGAGAGGCGCAGAACGAGGCCCCCGAGCCCGTCGAGATCATCGACATTATCCCTGAGATCGAGGAGCCGGACGATAGCGAGTCAGATACAGAGGCGGATGATGTCCACgggccaccgcctcctccggcgggcgGTGTTGCGCGAGAGGGACCGCTCGTTCTGCGTATCGGGGCCGACCCCGCTCCCCGCGGCGGTCGAGGGGGAgcagcgggagcgggagcagCCCACGGTCCTGTCCCGCCGGCCgcgccaccggcgccggtcAACCCTGCTAGACGAGGCGGCCCTCTAGTGCGAGGCGCACGTGGTGGGCGTGGAAACAGAGGCGTTGATGCTCGTGGCGGTCGGCGGCAGAACCCGCCGAGAAACCAGGCGCACCGGGTGCCCGTCGTCAACAGGAACGGGGAGATCGGTATCGGCTTGGTCCAGGACGGTGAGCTCGACCCGGTGCAGGAGGCCTGGATCAGACGCTTCGTGCAGATGgccctggacgacgaggaagacgacagcgacgagggATGA